TTTTCTGACTTCGCCGCACACCTGCAATGCAATGTTGAGGCACCATGCCTCGTGCGGCTTCGCCATTTTAGGCGTTAACTTTATCATTTTGTCCCCCTTCTTAGGGTTGGTTAATCAGAATGACGGATCCCAAAACTTGGGCCCGTATTCTTATTTTCGGACAAAATTCGAAAGTGTTGCGAAAAAAGTTTAGATTTTTGAAAACCGCAGAAAAAGTTAGAGGCCAACAATCCCGAGAGCGTAGAGCGCGGAGAAGATCACCAGCAGCTTGGCGGTTCTCTCGAGGACGGGATTGAGGTCTGAGCCATTGAGGCTGATGAAGTCGCGGAAGAGGCGAAGAGCGAGCGGGAGAGTGATGAGAGGAAGGAGCGCGAATGGGCTGAGATGGCCGAGCGCGAACTGCACTACCGGCACGATATATGCCAAAGCCAAGGTCACGCCGTATTGCCATCGGGTGAGCTTTCCGCCTAGCCGAACGGCGAGCGTTCGTTTGCCGGCTTTGACGTCCGTATGGCGGTCTCGATAGTTGTTCACGATGAGAATGGCTACGCTCAAGAGGCCAACTGGGACTGAGCTGATAAGCGCCAACCAAGACCATTCGAGCGCCTGCACCCAGACTGTGCCGCAGACCGCGACCACGCCGAAAAAGATGAACACAAAGAGGTCGCCGAGGCCGTGATACCCGAGGGGAAACGGGCCGCCCGTGTAGGCGATTCCCGAGAGGATCGACAAGATTCCGATGACGAGGATCGGCCAGCCACCCACGCCCACCAAGTAGACGCCGACCAGTGCCGACGCCGCGAACGTGCCAATCATGGCGTTTCGGACCGCCGTTTCATCGATCAGGCCAGCCTGGGTCACGCGCATCGGACCGAGGCGCTCGTGGGTATCGGCGCCCTTTTTGAAGTCGAAATAATCGTTCGCGAGGTTGGTGCCGATTTGAATGAGCATCGCGCCCAAAAGCGCGCCCAGCGCTGGAAGGAGCGCAAATTTCCCGATCGCATGCGCCACCGCCATACCCACCAAAACGGGGGCTACCGCCGCAGGTAGGGTTTTAGGGCGAGTCGCGAGGACCCAGGCTCGAGCAGGAGAGATTTCAGCTACGGCACTCATAATTGCTCCAGAAACTCCGAAATGATGGCAGCGGTCGCCTCTGGTTCGTCCAGGTGGGCGGCGTGCCCGGCGTTGGCCACCACGGCGGCCTTCGCGCCGAGCGTCTCTGCCATTTCCCGCGCCGCTTCGCAATAGACCTTGTCGAGTTCGCCGGCCACAAAGAGCGCGGGGACCTTAAGCTTGACGTCGTAGAGTGGTTGCCTCGCGGGGCCGAGCGCCCGCAGCGCACTGGCTAAACCCTCGCCAGAGTGTGCCACACGGCCCGGAGCTCGTGCGGGGTGAGCCGGCCTGAGGTTTAGGAGAGGAAGACGCGCCCATTCGCGCATAAAGCCGTGTAGGTCCCTCTCAACCGCCGTGGCCCGAGCCTCGTCTTCCTGAGCCCGCGCGCCGCGTTCGGACTCTGGCAAGCCCGCCCGCGCGCCAATCGTCACGAGACCCGAAATCAGCTCGGGGTACGTGCTCGCGAGCCCCAGAGCCAGGCGGCCACCCATCGAGTAGCCGATGAGCACTGGGCGGTCTTGAGACCTGAGTTCCTGGGCCAGGTCTTCGATGGCCTGATCCCAGGTCTCTACGCCTGACTTTCCCTCGTGACCCGGTAAATTCAGTGCTTCGATCGGCCCGAGGTAAGGCTCAATTACGCGCCAATCTGCGCGGGTTCCTGAGAATCCGTGGAGGGCGGTAATCGCCCAGGGCGCAACGCGGACAGAGCCCGCGTGTACGGGAGTCGCAACGCGGACAGAGCTTAGACCAGCTCGCGCCTCTAAGATGCTGCGACGCGTGGCAATTGAAGATTCCCAGTCTACGACGGCTTCGATGAGGTGGATGCCGGGCTGGTCTTGCCTCTTTTGGAGCTCGTTTTCCAGAGGCTTTTGGGCGGTGACTCGAGCGTATCCAGCGCCATAGGCCAGGGCGAGGGCTTGCAAATCAATTGAGGGTTCGGTGTTGAAATGTTCTTGGAAGCCCGCCTGACCCTTGACTGGGAGAAACTCGAAGATGCGTCCGCCACCGTTGTTGATGACGACGACTATCGCGCTGATGCCGGCGCGGCGCGCGGTCAAGAGTGCACTGGCGTCGTGCGAGAAAGCCACGTCGCCAACGACGGCCACCACACCTGGCCTCGAGCCGTCGGGCACACGCGCTGCCGCCACACCAAACGCCGAAGACAAGACCCCATCAATCCCGTTCAACCCCCGATTTACAAACACGTCACGCCCTTTTGGACCAAAATTCTCAAAGTCTCTAAACGGCATGCTTGAGGAGACGAAGATAGCCGTAGATGGGTCTAGTGCGTGGAGGGCTGAGTGGATGGCTCCGTCGAAAAAGGTCGGCACGCCCTCTGTCTGCGTTAGGTGGTTGGTTTCGTTAGATATCCAAATTTTTCTTTGTTGCTCATTTGGATGAGGAAACTGAGGTATTTCTTTGGTGTCTTTGTTGGATTCGAGTGCTTTAGGCTTCGGGTTCTTTGAAAATTCCTCTTGGGGTTGGAAATTCTGAATGATCTCCAAGTCCTTCCTACGAGGACGGAGCCCTCGTAGACGGAGCCACGTAGAGGCGAGGTGTTCGGGGTTCTCCAGCCCGTGGCTATCGTCGGGGCCTACAAAGATGAGCTCGCACTCAAGCGAGTTCATCCAACGTTGCGCGGGCCAGTCGATCGGCGCACGCCCAAGATGCACCACAAGGTCCGGCTGCACTGAAGCATCTAGCCGCGCCACATTTCCAACCACCCCGGACTGAGCCTCAGCCCATACCGCATACCCAAGCTGCTTTAGCCACGCCACGAAAGGCCGCCACCGCCTCGCCTTCCAATCCGCACCCACGGTGACCAAGGGCCGCTCGGCGTTCGCCAGCGCTCGTAAAACCGGCGCGCTATCACTCTGGGCACTACCCAAAACTCTCACCCATGGCTGCCGATCCGCGCGACCCGCAACCTCCGGCGTCCCGAGCTCCAAGTCGCGCACACCATCGGGTGCATCGCGCGGTACTTCGGTGGCTTCGAGGGGCTTTCTGAAACTCACGTTCAAGTGCACCGGCCCACGCTCACTCATGGCCACCGCCTTATCGGCCGTAGACCTCACGTAGCGCAGCTTAAGCCGGTCTGCCTCGGGCTGTGCCAGCTCGTGGAACCAGACGGTGTGCGGTCCAAAAAGCTGGTCTTGCCGCATGGCCTGGGGCGCTCCGGCCTCGCGCAACCACTCGGGCCGGTCGGCGCTCAAGACGATCAGACCGACTCGTGATTGCCGAGCCTCCGAGATCGCCGGGTGGTAGTTCGAGACCGCACTGCCGCTGGTGCAGATGAGCACCACAGGTCGCTCGGTGGCCATGGCCAATCCCAGCGCCAGAAAGCCCGCACTTCGCTCGTCGATGACGTTGATCGCGCGAATGTCAGGATGGGCGTTTGCGGCTAGCGTCAGGGGCGTTGAGCGCGAACCCGGTGAAACTACCACCTCGCGTACGCCTGCTCGCGCGAGCTCGTCGATTAGGATATGGCCCCAGAGCACGTTGATATTTGCCAAAAAATTCATTCGAGGGCCTCCAGAAGTGCCCGCATTTTGACCCGAGTTTCCTGATCTTCCGCCACCGGATCGCTACCGACTACGATGCCCGCTCCTGCATAGAGTTCCGCAATATTCTTACGAATCATCGCGCTTCGGATGGCCACCGTGAGTTCCCCATCCGTCGAGTCGCCAAGCCCCATCCACCCGAGCGCACCCGCGTACCAGCCGCGGTCAAAGCCCTCGATCTCGGCGATGAGCTCTAGTGCGCGCTCGCGCGGAGAGCCACCCACAGCCGAGGTAGGATGGAGCACCTTCACCGCATCCAGTATCGTCGCGCCTTCTTTCAACTTCGCGCGAATGGGTGTGTGCAGATGCTGAACGTTTTTTAGCGATTTGACGCCGAGTTCACCCAGTTCAAAACCGGACGTTATCGGGCCCAAAATTTCTTGGATATAGTCCACCACATGGTGATGTTCTCTGAGATCCTTCTCGCTTTTCATCAGCGCATTGGCCAATTCTGAACGCTCCGTCTCGGACTGCCCAACGCCCGCAGAACCAGCGAGAGCTTCGGTATGTAGCGTGCCGGAATCGCAGGCAACGAGGCGCTCCGGAGAGGCTCCAAGGAAGACTGCGCCTGGACCACTCTGACTTCCTCCTGCGCGATGCGCAAACACAAAGCAGTTTGGGAAACGCTCGTCGAGACGCCTTAAAACTCGGGCATGGTCTATCTCAGAATTCGCTCTGAACTCTGCCTTTCTGGCCATGACAATCTTGGAAACGTCTTCGTTATGCAGTGCCTCTAAGGCCCGCTGAACCTCGGCGCGATAAGTGCCAAACTCAACTTGCCCTTCAATCTGAGCTTCAGGCACAGTGCCAGTAAGCGCGCTTTGATGAATCGCCTTCGCACCTCGCTCTACCGTCTCGAATCGCTCGGCGTCCGCGACGATGGTAAGCGACCAACGCCCGCCTACGCGTTGGAAGAGCACCTCGGGCACGCTGATTTCAATAGGCGCAAAATCCTTCCAGATTTGGTCCTTTTGGTGGGTTCGTTTCGGGTCGAACGCTACGGAAATGGTCGCGATTTGGCCGGGCGTATCTTTGAGCATGCGACCTAGGTCGCTCAGGTCTAGTGCGGGGCTTCGACCATTCGTAGACATGCGCCACGCGTGGCCCACGGCGAGGTGAAAATCCCCATTTGGACCGCGCCATGCGCGCCAAGTGCGGTGAGAGGGCACCGCGCGCACGAGGCTCCACGGATCCACGTCGTCAATTGGTACCACCATGACACCCACTACCCTTGGGATTTCATCATCTTGTAGAAAAGCTTCATTTGAGCTTCGAGCTCGGCCTCATCGATATTGTCGAGGTCTACGCCATCGAGCATTTTTGGGTCGATGCCGCGCTGCTCAAGCATGGACGAAGGCATGGTCTTGAGCAGAGATGGCGCGTTTTTGAGCGCCATGCGCATGATGGGCTTAAAGGCCGGCTTGATATTGCCATCGGCGTCAAAGACTTGGTCGAGCATCGCGGCAGGATTCATGCCGCCGAGACCCGGAATCCCGAAGTTCGGCATGCCCTCCATCCCGGGAATCCCGGGCGCTCCCTGAGGTTTTGCGGGCTCTTTGGCTTTTGGCGCTGGCGGCGCTGGGAAGAACGCAGCCGGGTCGATATGGGCCGCCACCGGACCGAGCAGGAATTCATGAAGCTCTGGCATCTCGTCCTTAAACCGCGCCTCGTCCTCAAGACGCGCCTCGGTGTTGCCCAAGAGGTGGTTTGCGGCGGCGCGAGCGATGTACGCGTCCGGCAGCGTAGGGTCGAGCGCCACGGCGCGCTCGGCGGCCTTGAGCGCAAGCTGACCGTTGCCCTCGGCGATTTGCGCGCTCGCGAGACACACAAAGGCAAAGGCCTCGTCCGGGAAGTTATTGGTGGCCTTGATGGCGTCCGCGCGTGCCTCCTTGACCTTGGAGGCCTGCAGGTTCAAGTGACTTCGCAAGCACAGCGCCTCGAGGGCCGCATCTTCGTCTGCAACCGCCACACCGAGCGCCTTTCGAGCCGCCTCGGTATCCCCCTTGGTCAGGATGAGTCGCGCAAAAAAGAGGGCGTGATCGGCATCTTCAGGCGCGATGGTCCGGGCGCGCTGAATGTCCGCAAGTGCTGATTCTACGGTCCCGAGATTGATACCAACTTCCGCTCGAAGCGCCCACGCCGTGTCGTCCTTGGGGTCGATCTGAACTGCGCGCGTCAGGTCCTGACGAGCCCCGTCAAAGTCTTCTTCTTCGAGCGCCACAAGCGCGCGCCCCACAAAGGGTCTGGCCTTTTCAGCATTGAGCTCAATGGCCTTGGTAAACTGGTCGCGCGCCACGTCGAGCTTTTCCATATGAAGCATGGCCCAGCCTGCAATCGCGTGTACCGCAGCGTCGTACCAACCAAAATTCATGGCCTTTTGAGCGTCTTCCCAGGCCCCTTCTTCGTCGTCCTCGTCAAGGCGCAGATCTGCGCGCAGCGCCAGGATCGCCCCTCTCAGAGGCTTGTAGTCCTCGAGCTCGCCCATCGAGCCAAGCATCATGGTAAGTCGCTCGATAGCGCTTGAAGTGGAGCCGTCTCGCACGAGTTGCGCGATCTCTTGCTTGATAAAGTCGAGTTGGGCCTGATGGTCTTGGCTAAGCATGGATTCCTTGAGGTTCTCGGAGTGTGCGCGATGCGTCTATTACTCTCTACGACAAAGTACTTCCATTTTCTAGACATGTACACGCGGGCTCTATCCACGTCCTAGATGAACGTGGGAAGGCTCAGGATGCAGATCTTAGGAAAAATGTATCCAAGAAGGACTCCACGCATCACAGGGCCGGGCGGATCGGACGTTCTAGCTCTGGTCCTGCCCAACCGCGAGAGACCTCTCGTAGACATAAAACGCCAAATTGGTTATGGACTCACGCGGGACGACACATAAACACACAGATAGGAGAGTGTAATGGTTGAGTGGTTACAGAGCATGGGCCTTGGCGAACAAACTGCGCTAATGGTTTTGGAATATGGCGTGAAGGTGCTTGGGGTACTATTTGTACTTTGGCTAGGATTTTTGGTCGGCGGAAAAGTTCAAAGTGTGCTGACGAAAAGATTAGAAGAAAAGATCGATGTCTCCATTGCACGATTCGTAGGAAATATTGCGCGTTGGACCATCGTGATTCTGGCGATTCTGGGCTGCTTGAGCATGTTTGGGGTTGAGACCACGAGCTTTGCGGCTGTGATCGGTGGCGCGTCCGTGGCTATCGGCCTCGCATTCCAGGGAAGCCTTTCAAATGTGGCCGCTGGCATCATGCTCCTCATTTTTCGTCCGTTCAAAGTTGGGGACGTGATTCAAATCGCCGGCAACACCGGTACCGTGGACGAGATCAGCCTCTTTACGACCATGCTCGATACAGCCGATAAGCGCCGGTTTATCGTGCCAAATTCACAGGTTTTTGGGAGCACCATTGAGAACGTCACCTACAATTCTGAGCGACGAGTGGACGTGGCTGTCGGAATTGAGTATGAGGCCGACATCGACACGGCGCGCGAGGTCTTGATGGCCGCGGCTGCCAAACTCGATCACGTGATTGGAGAGCCAATGGTGGTACTGACAGGGCTTGGTGGATCGTCGGTGGATTTTTCGGTCCGCGTGGTGGTTCCGACCGAGCATTATTGGCCAACACTTGATGCGCTGATTCGGGCGTCTAAATACGCGCTCGACGAGGCAAAAATTGGGATTCCTTATCCCCACGTTACCGTGACGAACAAAGGCGAGTAAGCCCGTTTTTAAGGTGAATGTATGAAAAATCTAAGTTTGTGTTTGGTTACCGGTGCCGCGATTCTTGCCGCGATGCCAGCATTTGCACAGGACACACAATTTGTGCCTGACGAGGATATCGCGCTGATCGAGGACGAAGAGCGCCAGGGTTTTGATGGTCTTTTGACCATCGGTGCAAACCTGAACTTCACCTCGAATAGCAACGTGGTAGGCCAAAGTGACGGTTATTCGACCTTGTTCGGCTTGAGCCTCAAGGGTGGCCTTGACTACCTCTACAAGAAGCACGAAATCCGCAATACGCTGAGCATTCAAGAGAGCTTCGCCCGAACTCCTGTGATCGACGAGTTCGTCAAGAATAGCGATGTGTTGGAATTTGAGAGCCTCTACAACTACTTCTTTTTGAAGTGGGTGGGTGCATTTGGCCGTCTCAGCGTTCAAACGAGCATCCTTCCTTCGGAAGCCGTGAGCGCCGACCCTACGGCCTACGCGATCACTCGCCTTGACGGTACCGTAGAAAACGAAAGTACAACACGTTTGGCCCTGGCAGACGCGTTCAGCCCTCTGACCTTAAATGAGTCTGTGGGTGCCTTCTTGGAGCCGTTGCGAAGCGAGGCTATCAACGCCTCATTCCGTCTTGGTTTTGGTGCGCGTCAGACCTTCGCAAACGGTGTTCTTGCAGCCAACGATAATGCGGACACGCCAGAAATCGAGATTGTTGAGCTCGATAACGTGATCCAGGCAGGTGCTGAGGCTTTCCTCGGCGCAAAAGGCAAATTCTACGACAAGCGCATCAGCTACGAAGCCGGCGCTACGGCGCTCATTCCGTTTTTGAACAACGATGACACCGACCGCTCCGCGACCGACCTTATGCGTTATGGTCTGAATGCGTCGCTAAGCACGAACGTGTTCTCCTGGATGGCTCTGACCTACGATCTTAGAATCATCAAAGATCCGCAGCTCATCGACGCCACCCAGATTCAAAACGGCCTGCTTTTGACCTTCAACTACTCGTTCATCGAGCGTGATGGCGGCACTGCTGGCCCAAGCGCAGACGAGCTTTTGGCCGAAGCGCAGCGCAAGCTTGCCGAGGCTGAGGAAGAGTGTGCGGAGCTTCGCGAGAATGCTCAGGAAGCTCGCTCTGAGGCAGAAGATGCTAAAATTCAGGAGATGGAGAAGGAGCACCAGCAGAAGCTTCTCGAAGAGCAGCAACGCATTCAGCAGGAAGAGCTGAAGAAGCAAGAGGAGCAAGCTCCTGTGGAAGGTGAGACAACGCCTCCAGCCGAAGGCACAACGCCTCCAGCTGAGGAGCCTGTGGCGCCAGCACCCGAGTAACGCACCCTATGCAAGAAGAACCAAAACCGGTGATTTCGAAGACGGCGATGGCAGTGTCATCTGTATTTTTGACACTGCCATCGCTGATTCTTTTCTACTACGCCATGCAACTTGAGGGCTCGTTGCGTTGGTTGTTGATCGGCGCTGGTTTTGTGGTAGCCATTTGCAACGCGTTGATGTTTATTTTGATTCGCAATTGGATTACCCGATACATGCAGCCCTGATATGTCTAAGCCTGACGTCTCAATCGTAATTCCAGTCTACAACGAGGAAGGGATTCTCTCAGCTTCGGTCGCAGATCTCACTGAAAAGCTCGAAGCCGATACCTCACGGGATTGGACTTATGAGATTATTCTGAGCGAGAACGGCTCCAAGGACGGCACCGTAGAGGTGGCGCACGAGCTTATGGAGCGCCATCCCGAGCTCCGGCTTATCCGGGCGGGCGAGCCGAATTATGGGCTAGCGATGCGCAAGGGGATCTTGGATGCGCGTGGCGATATCGTGATCTGTGACGAGATCGACCTCTGCGACACCGACTTCTACAAGCGCGCGATTGCTGAGCTTGAGAATGGCGCCGATATGGTGGTGGGCTCAAAGGCGCTCAACCATTCGGCCGATAAACGCCCGGTATACCGCAAAGCTGCGACCTTCATCCTGAACTCAATGTTGCGGATTTTTGTAGGCTTTAAGGGCACAGATACCCATGGTCTCAAGGCCTTTAAGCGCGATCGACTTCTGGAAGTTGTTGGCCGTTGCGTGGTGGATAAGGACCTCTTTGCGAGCGAGTTCGTGATTCGCGCCGAGCGCATGAATTATACGATTGTGGAGATTCCGGTCTCGATCGTGGAGAAGCGCCCACCGTCCATCAACCTTTTCAAGCGGGTCCCCAACGTGTTGAAGAATATGGCGCGCCTGACCTGGGTGATCCGCGTCCGGCACCGATAACGTGAGACCTTAAGCCTGGCCGGCCTTGCCCATCATGAGGAAAGTGGTCTCGTCAATGCCGAGCTTAGTCAGCGCAAAATCCCACATTTCATCCACACTCGTGTCGATGAATTTTTCGTCGAAATCCAAGACCAACCATGAGCCCTCACCGATCTCGTCTTCGAGCTGCCCCGGCCCCCAGCCCGCATAGCCCATGAGCGGCCGAAACTTGTGTTCGGCCTTCTTAGCCAGAAACTTGATCGAGCCGGCATCCGACGAGAGGTGCCATTGTGGGTGAAAGAGGACCTCGTCGTCGGAATCCGCGAAGATATGGTCCGGCGAGTTGTGGATCACCCAGAGTTGTTCCACGCGGACCGGACCGCCAAAGAACACGTCTTGTTGGTAGCAACTATCGGCGATTTGATTCTCGGAGACGTCCACCATCTCCAAGAGCGTGCCAAAGTCTACGTCGATCGGCTTGTTCAAGATGAAGCCCATCGCGCCTTCGCGATCGTGATGGACCATGATGATGACCGCGCGATCAAAGACGCTCCCGTCGAGCTTGGGAGATGCCACCAGAAACCCGGGAGCAAGTGTATGATTGATAGCCACAAAAACCTCAGACGCATGACCAGTGCTCGTGATTCTAACTCATGGCGCGTCACAGGCCAAACATCTCTTGTGTGTTCGCGCGGTCAGAGGCATAACCACCACATGTCTAGACGCGCCGAATTGTATACGTTGATCCGCAGTGCCAAAGCCCACCTCGAGTTGGCTCAGGTTGGCCCTATACCTGGCGTTCGCCCGGCCTCACAAGAGGAGCGGGATGTGTTCGACGAGGTCCTTGCTGCGCGGCGCGTACGAAAGACTCAAGCGATGCGCGAGGCCTTAGATTTTGAGAGGCCCAAGGCAGCTGAACCTAAGCCCACAGCGGTCGCGCCAAGGCCCAGCGGCTCCAAATCCGTGCCGCTCTGGGAGCAATTTGGCTCCAAGCCAAAAGAGATTTTTGCATCTGCCACCGCCGAGCTCGAAGAGCTCTGGGCCCCCGAAGACGACCACGCCACTCGCCTGCTGAAGATTCGCGAGAATCTAGGCGATTGCAAACGCTGTGGCCTTTGCGAGACCCGCAAG
This Microvenator marinus DNA region includes the following protein-coding sequences:
- a CDS encoding 1,4-dihydroxy-2-naphthoate polyprenyltransferase — protein: MSAVAEISPARAWVLATRPKTLPAAVAPVLVGMAVAHAIGKFALLPALGALLGAMLIQIGTNLANDYFDFKKGADTHERLGPMRVTQAGLIDETAVRNAMIGTFAASALVGVYLVGVGGWPILVIGILSILSGIAYTGGPFPLGYHGLGDLFVFIFFGVVAVCGTVWVQALEWSWLALISSVPVGLLSVAILIVNNYRDRHTDVKAGKRTLAVRLGGKLTRWQYGVTLALAYIVPVVQFALGHLSPFALLPLITLPLALRLFRDFISLNGSDLNPVLERTAKLLVIFSALYALGIVGL
- the menD gene encoding 2-succinyl-5-enolpyruvyl-6-hydroxy-3-cyclohexene-1-carboxylic-acid synthase, translated to MNFLANINVLWGHILIDELARAGVREVVVSPGSRSTPLTLAANAHPDIRAINVIDERSAGFLALGLAMATERPVVLICTSGSAVSNYHPAISEARQSRVGLIVLSADRPEWLREAGAPQAMRQDQLFGPHTVWFHELAQPEADRLKLRYVRSTADKAVAMSERGPVHLNVSFRKPLEATEVPRDAPDGVRDLELGTPEVAGRADRQPWVRVLGSAQSDSAPVLRALANAERPLVTVGADWKARRWRPFVAWLKQLGYAVWAEAQSGVVGNVARLDASVQPDLVVHLGRAPIDWPAQRWMNSLECELIFVGPDDSHGLENPEHLASTWLRLRGLRPRRKDLEIIQNFQPQEEFSKNPKPKALESNKDTKEIPQFPHPNEQQRKIWISNETNHLTQTEGVPTFFDGAIHSALHALDPSTAIFVSSSMPFRDFENFGPKGRDVFVNRGLNGIDGVLSSAFGVAAARVPDGSRPGVVAVVGDVAFSHDASALLTARRAGISAIVVVINNGGGRIFEFLPVKGQAGFQEHFNTEPSIDLQALALAYGAGYARVTAQKPLENELQKRQDQPGIHLIEAVVDWESSIATRRSILEARAGLSSVRVATPVHAGSVRVAPWAITALHGFSGTRADWRVIEPYLGPIEALNLPGHEGKSGVETWDQAIEDLAQELRSQDRPVLIGYSMGGRLALGLASTYPELISGLVTIGARAGLPESERGARAQEDEARATAVERDLHGFMREWARLPLLNLRPAHPARAPGRVAHSGEGLASALRALGPARQPLYDVKLKVPALFVAGELDKVYCEAAREMAETLGAKAAVVANAGHAAHLDEPEATAAIISEFLEQL
- a CDS encoding isochorismate synthase, translating into MVVPIDDVDPWSLVRAVPSHRTWRAWRGPNGDFHLAVGHAWRMSTNGRSPALDLSDLGRMLKDTPGQIATISVAFDPKRTHQKDQIWKDFAPIEISVPEVLFQRVGGRWSLTIVADAERFETVERGAKAIHQSALTGTVPEAQIEGQVEFGTYRAEVQRALEALHNEDVSKIVMARKAEFRANSEIDHARVLRRLDERFPNCFVFAHRAGGSQSGPGAVFLGASPERLVACDSGTLHTEALAGSAGVGQSETERSELANALMKSEKDLREHHHVVDYIQEILGPITSGFELGELGVKSLKNVQHLHTPIRAKLKEGATILDAVKVLHPTSAVGGSPRERALELIAEIEGFDRGWYAGALGWMGLGDSTDGELTVAIRSAMIRKNIAELYAGAGIVVGSDPVAEDQETRVKMRALLEALE
- a CDS encoding tetratricopeptide repeat protein gives rise to the protein MLSQDHQAQLDFIKQEIAQLVRDGSTSSAIERLTMMLGSMGELEDYKPLRGAILALRADLRLDEDDEEGAWEDAQKAMNFGWYDAAVHAIAGWAMLHMEKLDVARDQFTKAIELNAEKARPFVGRALVALEEEDFDGARQDLTRAVQIDPKDDTAWALRAEVGINLGTVESALADIQRARTIAPEDADHALFFARLILTKGDTEAARKALGVAVADEDAALEALCLRSHLNLQASKVKEARADAIKATNNFPDEAFAFVCLASAQIAEGNGQLALKAAERAVALDPTLPDAYIARAAANHLLGNTEARLEDEARFKDEMPELHEFLLGPVAAHIDPAAFFPAPPAPKAKEPAKPQGAPGIPGMEGMPNFGIPGLGGMNPAAMLDQVFDADGNIKPAFKPIMRMALKNAPSLLKTMPSSMLEQRGIDPKMLDGVDLDNIDEAELEAQMKLFYKMMKSQG
- a CDS encoding mechanosensitive ion channel family protein; translated protein: MVEWLQSMGLGEQTALMVLEYGVKVLGVLFVLWLGFLVGGKVQSVLTKRLEEKIDVSIARFVGNIARWTIVILAILGCLSMFGVETTSFAAVIGGASVAIGLAFQGSLSNVAAGIMLLIFRPFKVGDVIQIAGNTGTVDEISLFTTMLDTADKRRFIVPNSQVFGSTIENVTYNSERRVDVAVGIEYEADIDTAREVLMAAAAKLDHVIGEPMVVLTGLGGSSVDFSVRVVVPTEHYWPTLDALIRASKYALDEAKIGIPYPHVTVTNKGE
- a CDS encoding DUF3078 domain-containing protein, whose amino-acid sequence is MKNLSLCLVTGAAILAAMPAFAQDTQFVPDEDIALIEDEERQGFDGLLTIGANLNFTSNSNVVGQSDGYSTLFGLSLKGGLDYLYKKHEIRNTLSIQESFARTPVIDEFVKNSDVLEFESLYNYFFLKWVGAFGRLSVQTSILPSEAVSADPTAYAITRLDGTVENESTTRLALADAFSPLTLNESVGAFLEPLRSEAINASFRLGFGARQTFANGVLAANDNADTPEIEIVELDNVIQAGAEAFLGAKGKFYDKRISYEAGATALIPFLNNDDTDRSATDLMRYGLNASLSTNVFSWMALTYDLRIIKDPQLIDATQIQNGLLLTFNYSFIERDGGTAGPSADELLAEAQRKLAEAEEECAELRENAQEARSEAEDAKIQEMEKEHQQKLLEEQQRIQQEELKKQEEQAPVEGETTPPAEGTTPPAEEPVAPAPE
- a CDS encoding glycosyltransferase, whose amino-acid sequence is MSKPDVSIVIPVYNEEGILSASVADLTEKLEADTSRDWTYEIILSENGSKDGTVEVAHELMERHPELRLIRAGEPNYGLAMRKGILDARGDIVICDEIDLCDTDFYKRAIAELENGADMVVGSKALNHSADKRPVYRKAATFILNSMLRIFVGFKGTDTHGLKAFKRDRLLEVVGRCVVDKDLFASEFVIRAERMNYTIVEIPVSIVEKRPPSINLFKRVPNVLKNMARLTWVIRVRHR
- a CDS encoding YqgE/AlgH family protein — translated: MAINHTLAPGFLVASPKLDGSVFDRAVIIMVHHDREGAMGFILNKPIDVDFGTLLEMVDVSENQIADSCYQQDVFFGGPVRVEQLWVIHNSPDHIFADSDDEVLFHPQWHLSSDAGSIKFLAKKAEHKFRPLMGYAGWGPGQLEDEIGEGSWLVLDFDEKFIDTSVDEMWDFALTKLGIDETTFLMMGKAGQA
- a CDS encoding uracil-DNA glycosylase codes for the protein MIDSHKNLRRMTSARDSNSWRVTGQTSLVCSRGQRHNHHMSRRAELYTLIRSAKAHLELAQVGPIPGVRPASQEERDVFDEVLAARRVRKTQAMREALDFERPKAAEPKPTAVAPRPSGSKSVPLWEQFGSKPKEIFASATAELEELWAPEDDHATRLLKIRENLGDCKRCGLCETRKKIVFGEGSPTARLMFVGEGPGYNEDIQGRPFVGKAGELLDKMIEAMGLKREDVYIANTVKCRPPEDRNPAPDEIAKCRPFIMQQVRAIEPEVIVGLGRFGTNVLLDQDKSITQIRGTWQDFDGIALMPTFHPAYLLRNPGAKRDAWADLQAVMKKLGLSN